One region of Deltaproteobacteria bacterium genomic DNA includes:
- a CDS encoding redoxin domain-containing protein: MPTQVTIPSGRISRQGDQHPYRIVSFEWFTAFLLAITMMACQQPPERRYDVEGTVVSVDAKRKQVTINHQDIPGYMDAMTMPLSLKEEWPYKVLSTGDRIQAVLVVQGDQSWLEEVSITRAPQETTDPLPEETQSEFSPYPAADFTLTDQDGQPFSLSSLRGKLVVLDFIFTRCPGPCPLLSLKFSQLQHKLGERLGKDVMLLSITIDPRHDTPAILKEYAQRYSANLAGWKFLVGSTRDTIMTASAFGADYQANQDGIVDHRLVTCVINREGVVVEEFVGTSYTVDEVLTAIEKHSS; the protein is encoded by the coding sequence ATGCCAACACAAGTCACTATCCCTTCTGGAAGAATCTCTCGCCAAGGTGATCAACACCCTTATCGAATCGTCAGTTTTGAATGGTTCACGGCCTTCCTCCTCGCGATCACCATGATGGCTTGTCAGCAGCCGCCGGAACGACGCTATGATGTCGAAGGAACGGTCGTCTCCGTTGATGCAAAGCGTAAACAGGTCACCATCAACCACCAGGATATTCCTGGGTACATGGACGCAATGACAATGCCGCTCTCACTGAAGGAAGAGTGGCCCTACAAAGTACTGAGCACTGGAGACCGTATCCAAGCAGTTCTTGTCGTACAAGGAGATCAGTCCTGGCTCGAGGAAGTCAGCATCACGCGCGCACCTCAGGAAACGACAGACCCCCTTCCTGAAGAAACACAGAGTGAGTTTTCTCCCTACCCTGCTGCGGATTTCACACTGACTGATCAGGACGGGCAACCGTTTTCCCTTTCTAGCCTGCGCGGGAAACTCGTCGTGCTTGACTTCATCTTCACACGCTGCCCAGGGCCATGTCCGTTGTTGTCATTGAAGTTTTCTCAGCTTCAACACAAACTCGGCGAGCGCCTCGGCAAAGATGTCATGCTACTCTCTATTACTATTGATCCGCGACATGACACGCCTGCGATTCTCAAGGAATATGCGCAACGCTACTCGGCCAATCTCGCTGGCTGGAAGTTTCTCGTCGGCAGCACCAGAGATACGATTATGACAGCCTCCGCTTTTGGCGCAGACTATCAAGCCAATCAAGACGGCATCGTTGATCATCGGCTTGTGACGTGTGTCATCAACCGCGAAGGTGTCGTCGTCGAGGAATTTGTTGGGACAAGTTATACGGTGGACGAGGTCCTTACCGCGATTGAAAAGCATTCCTCGTGA
- a CDS encoding HPF/RaiA family ribosome-associated protein, with product MKIHIRSRALENSKSLHEHIERRVHFALGRFSARIGTVTVMIEDLNGPRGGVDKQCRMTAALTYAGHLRVEVRDTNVSVAADRAADRLGRAVANEIGRSHSYPQQRALMDRIGRTAALQM from the coding sequence ATGAAGATACATATCCGCAGCCGAGCTCTCGAGAACTCAAAGTCGCTACACGAGCATATTGAACGCCGAGTCCACTTTGCCCTCGGACGCTTTAGCGCCCGGATCGGAACTGTGACGGTCATGATTGAAGACCTCAATGGCCCTCGTGGTGGCGTCGACAAACAGTGCCGGATGACCGCAGCTCTCACTTATGCCGGACATCTTCGTGTCGAAGTACGTGACACGAATGTGAGCGTCGCGGCAGACCGTGCCGCCGATCGCTTAGGACGCGCAGTGGCGAACGAGATTGGTCGCTCTCATAGCTACCCACAACAGAGAGCTCTGATGGACCGGATTGGCAGGACAGCAGCGCTGCAGATGTGA